DNA from Aphis gossypii isolate Hap1 chromosome 3, ASM2018417v2, whole genome shotgun sequence:
ttcaagcagctattctattttataagtaaattattttaatttagttattttacaagttacaaAATACACAATcattgtattgaaaattattctaaaaataaaattatacttttacttGTTGATGGATGAGAAGGgtgcaaatattttaacataaatttagaATAGACAAACCTCCaaacttacaaaataaataggtacacaatacatggaaaaataatgttgcaataaaaattaaatttatatatacaatcaaatttcaaaactttattcgttttttgttgtatagagcataaaaattaattgttaagcataaaaattcattaaattataattatggacATATATGGTCCTATGGATAATGGTTAGGTTGCTGATAggaataagtaaaataatctaaacatgtttaaaaatataataacaaataggtaaatacacatactataatatactgaataaaatacttaaatagaaGTAGACAATCCTAAATTTTCACATAACCATGTATCaacaatgtttttatgaaCTATCTATATGATAAGTATatctctatatatatttatgattgtaattattggttacaatactaattaatagtaacataatttaagtgatttaaaaaataacttatacactacctaaactaaaaaactttaactaaaatataaacaactataattctctaacaataaattcatattaaaataacaaaaaaagaagTCAGAACAAAAGCATCTGTCAAGCTTATAGAAAAAACagcttttcaaattttaagagtataataaaccttaatgtttataaaactgtaaagggtaaaataatttaacataaataatacaaatcaaatcatatttttagttatactgTCAAGTCATGATAAGTGTCATTGtacaatttcattataattggaTCATGTTTCATCTGTACTAGAGTCGTTATtccagttataattaatacaataatctataatgaaaaaattatttatttagcaaTTTAGGTattctgtataattataagtaagcAAAAAAGACAAATAGAATAACAcccaaaaatctaaaataaatgaccACCTATATTGTATCTGTAAAgaataataggtaaaataaacatatgataatatgtacaatattattattaaaagaaaaatgaacaCAGTCGAAAAGTACTTACCGACATAACgagatttaaattaacatcgAAAAATCCAAAAGCCGTAACTTGGTCCAATCCAGGAACTGACATTTgattcataaacattttgatctgaataataatattgttaaaaataacatacaaaatatgtaaatagcaTTTGtagtttaagtaataattatatgtatttaaacactataaaaactgtatgtaaatacaaataactgaATAAGGTTTACTTGTTTTTTGAAGTCTAtatgtaaatttgaaattctgTATGATCGtagatatgatattatctttattcgctgtaaaaaaattgtatcaaagaaaaaaattaaattaaatgatacgaGTACTACcctcattacatattatgtaaattgttgTCACTAAAACTAAAGCAGAagcttaaaatgtaatttataaaaatgagtatttataactattaagtaaaactcaaaatacaatattatctaatatttataataaaaacattttatacatttataaattatgtcagTTTTAGCTCTTTACATTAGATAAATTCcaaattaaatacttgaaatgaaatttaaaaaaacttggcATTTCGAAGTaactttatacaataatactaattttattcttattgcattttagattttttataaacgaatACATTAATACCAGGGAGTTGTATAATGGTTGtgttataaaactatacttaCTTGTTCTTCTATAAACGAAACGTACACGATAATGGCTAtcataaatatgacaatttggATATGAATtgcagtattaaatatttgatcgcTCACTTGTGCAGCTGAACGTTCACtggctattaaattaaaccgagtgaccataaaaaaaataccgatgAGTAAAGAGGTAAAGCTGAATGTGAAGAAAGCCAAAAGCAATGGTCCAAATcctatagtaaatttttttaacaattcgcAGAGTTCGGAGTGTAACAACCgcgttttttcaataaaaatcacCATTTCAATATGTGTCCATTTGTCGTGATCGACTGCCAGTTCAGCAGGAAGACATTTCCATAAATCGTTCAACGTCCAAAATCTGGCATGTACATTATGAAGAAAATAACACAAACAGCTCATAATAACGTAATCCAATATAAAGGGcggtacaaataaaatgaatgtaaaagTGAAAATGTCTATAGTTTTCACGGGCctccaataaaaatgtatgaatatatatacaagaaagtgtagaaaaaatgaaattaaaattatatcccaTTGCCTTTTGCTGAATGAACGCTGTTTGCTCAACAAACTGGTTGAAAATTGTGTTAGTTTCCGATCAAATTCAATCATATCATTGATAAATCTGAAAGCAAAacggcattataataattataaattgcaatTATTGCATTgttaattgaaacaaaatcagtagaataaaaatttaacaaaatatattgttatttttaatgttataatagatacattacagttgataattaaaaaaaagagagagaataaatatgttatgaataggtagaaataattttccatttaaatataataatgattattctgTACCAGATacgtattttcaaattttttagtgGGAAGGAGGTGGGGTAAAAAaggatattctttttttacataacCTTCAACTCCATTAGATTTTCCAGTCATCTCTGCTGCACCGTCATACCCCTGACATCAAagatattgtgtatttataccaaactttatttttcaatcaaaaagATTGTCAAGTATAAGATTAGATAATACTTTTCCAGATGCATCAGTGTttcgaataaattattgaatctcTTCGTGAAATTCAGGgcattttaaatcaatgtatCGATCGAAAATAGAAATTTGTTCTAGACCAGTTATATCTGCAGTTTCGTTGACAAGAACTATAAAACATTTGGTTGCATTTACTCtacctactattttattgagtaaaattgAGTTTCacgaataaattatagaattttgaCTAAAAggacttgtatattttatggtgcTAGAACTATCAAGgtgtattttgattaattaaaaatagcattTAGAGTTACAAaggacctttttttttaagattttgtgGTGAAGTTTTGTTGACACGTGTGTTTGAAAAACCTTTGACCATTACCTATAGTGATTGAGATTTGGATGCCTTTGGAAGACAAATATCTTCATCTGGGAAATCACTAAGCTTAATTAACTTTTCTGcacattaattatactaaattgtgAACTTGCGTaaagttgttttaatattcattttttttattatttttaataataaaaatataacgagAACTACAACAAATATCGTATGTTATCTAACTAACGATGTCTATGAATTTCATACATTAGTGAAAACCAAACtgttattctatatattaactagtaaaactgtgtaatttatatattaacaagcatatttaggaattttatagaataactttaataaaataacgtataaCATACATTACCACTCACATATATATGAGTGGCCTCATATACTGCAGGAATTTAAGTATCAGTTATTTTCACGTTAGTTATTTCACCGTAAATACACCACTAGGTCATGAAAtcataaaagttaatacaCTAATTAAAAGTTACTGTCGAGGCATGTGGGGGAAGActccaataaaaattaaactaaaggAATCAAATCATCAATCACAAATGGAAATTTCACTCACAAGTCACAATCACTCAGATGTAAAAATGCAGTTAACGAGTTAGATACTCCCGGTTGACACCTGCACCTCATAATAAACGAAGACTACACGATTTGCAAATTCCAATAAGCAACTTACTAACAAACAAATCAGTCAAAGAATTTCCTAAGTATCAGCAGCTAttgacaaatttttgaaaatgtatcaaCTATGTATCAAGTACACTGTAAAAgtctttacaatattttcaaaaatataaggttttctaaaaatactataaaaataggtGTGAATTGATGGTTGTggataatttcatattattaagtttgataacaagtaaattatttataatatcaataatatcattacataaaattcgaattttataggaaataatgtaatgtataatatttttgagtttgCATCATATGGattttaataaccattaactttaatatttttaaatcatacataaatgaaaatgacaatttccaataaataattttaatacaaataaattaattccatATCCAAAAGTtactaaagtataaaatattatgatagtaaatatttactcGATTATCCAATAGTTTGATAGTCTAGCAGCAATAATATTAGTccaaaatttaagaataattataacctggattattttaatttttgaaccgAGTTgataaatgttcataaaagtGACCATCAACAGTACAATAAACCGTGTTAATTCAAAACATATGTGAAACAACGACTTAACATTATGAACAAATAGGCCAGTAGGCTCCATTGTATATGTTATATCAATTAAACCTATACACTTagacaaacataaaataggtTTTAAGGTTCTATGAAAAACAGTAGTCATTTCGATAACGGTTATAAACAAAACTGACtaatgtaaagaaaaaaatattaattccttAAGATAAATACTATTAGCGAATTGTTAGTACcctgtcaaaataataaacaattactataaaaactaacaatattatatatttattatgtgaaaaTGATGTAAAACGCAAGTAAATTTGACACGAATGGGCGGGAATATAAAAcaaaccatttttattaatacccaAATTAGATGTactcaaaacaaattttttgtcACTAAaagatagttaaaaataacctATACCTTTTCAgacattatttcttattattaagtttggtTGAtaacaactaaattatttacgttATCTTGAGttatttcacaaaattatgttaacatatattcataatagtaCGCTGTCAAAATAATAGAccattcttataataataatatcattaatatttatcattcatcattatattattgcaccTACCGTGAAATCATGTTAtaagtaaacaatataattctataattattgactTTAATAACtccataatttattgaaaattcaaaaatgaggttattttatgttgcacataaataaatgcattatagttttcaaacatttataaaatatatacaattgtatacccatttattaactatgtattattaatattttacaaatcaacgaaaaaaaaacgactgCCTTGGTTTCTCagtcacatattttaatttaaggaaCATCTTTagagtataaaaatactaattcaaAGCATATTTTAAGCCGATTAGTCGGTTTTTGTTTTACACTCTTccgttataaacataatatcccAGTttctgttttagttttttaatcagttacaaattttgtattgtacaatactattattgcTTTAGAATATAATCTACAACTTATTATTCTACTTATTATTCTGCTTTATAACcacacaaataattaaaataatgaatagacCTAAGCCTGTAAATGTTAAAGGAAATTAGTGTTTTCTTAACTTTAACCCCTTCAAATgcatgatatttttgttgaaatacttttatagCCCAATTGAAATTCGACCACTACCTTTTTTTACACAAGTGCATTCGATCATTACCATAATTCTACTCGAGTGCAATTTGTACATTTCTTTTTAggttattagtaaataaaaaattatgcaaatGATGCTTCAAGTTTTCTCAATAGTtgcttgaaggaaaacttagtgtgaaattttttaaacttaaataaaaatacaaaaaatttatgatatttcaacttaaaaatcacttgcaaattttcatgatttcgacatatttcgtaaaaattttaagtataaacgcttgttaagaaaaaatgttgactAAAGATCGTtcaaactacaataagaacacaTTATaaagaactttgtattaaattttcaagatttattggacactcaaaatatttttatcgacactttttCAGTTTATTTCCTGTGTccataaatagctcaaaaaatgtCATGTCAATctgtatagaaaaattaaaataaaaaaaatctgtaaaatgtaaatctgAAATTCTGTATAAtcgtagatattatattatttttgttcactatacaacaattttatcagCGAAAAAAATGAGTACTaccatcattaaattaaacaggTATATTTACCACTAGTAAAGTGAAAACTTGGTATTTAAAGCATTgtcttcaaaattaaatctaataataaaatcgtaatagtattttaaaatattgtcttttagttgttttcaaaatacatacattttaaaaacttgaataaGCAAATGCATTATGAAATCATACATGATGACAGCTATGAATGATTATAaaggatattaaaataaatatattaatgattaacactgtaaaatatatttaaattatttaacactcGAAGTCCCCAATcgtattataagaaattacaacctataaaaaaatgttaaaaaagaatattaagtaaaacttaaaatacaatattatcttatatttaaattatgaacatttaatacatttttaggtaaatattttaaatttagcacTCTTCAATGTAGTTATCGAATTAGATACTTCCGATTGACACTTGCGCCTCATAATAAAAGAAGACTACACAATCCGCAaactctaataaataatttactaattcaCAAACCACATCAGAATTCCCAATATATCAACAGCTCTAGACAAATTCTTCGAAATTCATCAACTATGCAATAAGTACTATTGGCTAAGCACACtgcaaaattttttaaatattttcaaaaacataaggTTTTCTgaaatacagtaaaaatacactatgttaaaatatttcataaaaacccTCAACTTTTCAACATAATGTACTCTAGTAATGTGTATACCCATATGTTACTATTGTAGattatgtgtatgtattacatacctaatctaaaaaatgttcatgaaaatattaaaaactatgatttactataaataggAATACATTaagttaactaaataaaaatcagaatGAATATGTTAGTTAGCCTGATAAAGAAAACACATTATCAaggtaacaattataatacacatatattttcataaaatttaaaagagcaAACAATTTTGCATAGGTAATTGAACTCAAGCTTTATTGTACGTATAGTTCAACGTAGAGTGTTGTATATAGGAATTAGTGTCATAGTTCCATCTCAATATAATTGGATGATGTTTCATGTGTAGTTAAGTCGTTATtccagttataattaatacaagtatctgtaatgaaaaaatttaaattgaaaaatttgttatttagccatatctaaatataatatattatgtataagtataggtaagccaaacaaatatataaactaatacacaaaaatctaaaataaatgccCAGCAATATTAAATCTGTAAAGAAcgtttaactaaatataagaTGATAtgcatatagttattttataaaaaagtggtcaagtgagtaacgctctgctgtatagtaggtcactataatggatgtattagattttaatcCAACGATAGGTACcattttatacgaaaaacgattctgaacggagttgattaaattttttcaagcTTAGGATATAATTTACAGTGGTTGGCGAAAAAagtggtttatgtttaaatggcTTGATacaccaaaaattaaattttttataattattgtaggacataactatgaaaaatcttgaatacaattttcaactcttagctacttatacagacatttttatgaatatacctactaaacaaTTTCCAATGAAtcatgactttttttttcaatatttaaatttcaaatgcgaataaaaaaaaatgtgtgtctATGtaggtattcttataatttttgaaccactataaaactaacttatgaggaatttCGCATTGACTTTTCAAGTTTGACtcagccaaaaaaaaaaaaaaattatagatatttatataaaaaaaaaaactaaacaaaacaaatatttcaaatgcctataaatagtattaaataagcgaaatatttttgaaaaataatacttctttataacatttatatttatctacgacttatatttgttgtaaaataaaaaatatttaaaatcgtttgaagataaatcgttatcattaagaaatttcataaaaatttacagtTCAATCGCATATAcgttttcctataatgatgtttcATGTTTTCTTTATAGCTATTTGGaggaatatttatgaaaaacttagtgttgtatttttaatttttagttataaacaataaacataaaaaattttatgatttttaaacaacaaaattacttgcaactataaacgcttataaaaaaaattgtgaacaactttgtattaaattttcaagtttttttggacagttaaaatttttttatcgatacttcaaaaaaaaaaacctattagaaaaatcaaaaatttcaaaagtcTGTAAATgactcaaaaaaatataaccccgaaatttgaaattgaagcattatttcaacaagttatgatgtaggtacacagacacacaattgtaaaatcaatacatttatcactttattTGGAATCTATAATGAACAAAGTTAAAAAGTACTTACTGacatgaaaaaatttaaatttataataaaaaatccaaaagtCGTAAATTGATCAAATTCAGAAACTGACATTAGATTCATgaacattttgatttgaataataataatgttaaaaataacaaaccaaatatgaaaatattatttgtaattttaagttatgattgtttgtattaaaacaatatcaaaacggcatataaaaataaataaggtttaatagttttttaacgtccatatttaaatttgatatcctGTTAGATcgtaaataagatattatcttCGTTCgctgcaaaaatattttattaaagtcatttaaagaaaaaaaatgaaaaattagaaaaaaagagCTAtgagtaaaacaatattactgaATGTAAAGAAAGCCAAAAGCGGTGGATCAAAAcctaaagtaaattttatcaacaattcACAAAGTTCAGAGTGTAACAACCGcattattttccataaaaatacaatataaatgtgtgtCCATTTATCGTGATTGACTACCAGATCGGCTGGAAGACATTTCCATAAATCGTTTAACATCAAGGATCTGGCATATAGGCTGTGAAAAAAGAAACACATAGAGTTTATAATAACGTAATCCAATATAAAGGGtggtacaaataaaatgaatgttaaactaaaaatgtatacaatctTTACGGGTCTCAAATAACAATGTAAGaatgtatacacaatatagaatggaaaaaatgaaattaaaaacatatccCATtggcaaaacaaaaaaaaaaaaaaaaaaaaacgaggaATTAATGTGCTACGAATAGGTAGAAAGaattccatttaaaatttaaatacaataagtaatgATTATGTACTCATAACCATCCagatttaaaatgtagttaaCGAATTAGATACTCCCGGTAAATAAAAGAAGTCTTCACGATCAGTGAActctaataaaaaacttactaGTTACTGACGAACAATCTAACCAGAATCCCTAAGTATCAAAAAATCTAcacaaattttagaaaattcgtTAACTACGTATTAAGTATTAGGCAAAGaaaactgtaaatatatttaaattttttttaaaatcatagtgTTAGCTAAAATAccgttaaaaattatgttgattattgattaatatagtaataatatagtattaatatataaactatagtataaaatgtaataatactcAATATTTACTTGATTATCCAATTCTTTTATAGTCTCTCTGCGATAATGTTAATccaaaatttaagaatatttatgaTCTGGATTATTCGAATTGTTGATCCATATTgataaatgtacatataagtgataattaacaatacatataaccttgttatttaaaaacatatgtgAAACGACAACTTAAgagtatgaattaataatccaGTCAGTTTtactgtatacaaaatattaattaaacctatacacttagataaaaataaaatgggtcTTAAGGTTCTATGAAAAACAGTAATCATTTcgataatgattaaaaacaaaactgacTAAGGTAAAGTAAGAATAATTGATTCCTTTTGATATATCCTTTTAGAAAATTGTGAGTACGCTGTCAAAATGAAAAACCATTACTATAAGAAttcgaacaatattatttttcatataatagtttaatattgtagCTTCAATGAAAACATGTTTTATGTGTAAAGAATATAATTCAACTATTTACATAAACTatgacataatttattttaaaataaataatgcggTTATTGTATGTGTCAAATATGAAAATTCGTTTgtgttcaaatatatataatttatgtgtatgaatttatcaaacataatattattaatgttttacaaCTTTACCATAAATAATCGACTGTCTTGGTTACTCAGGTATATGTCCTTATTGTGTCATTAAACTAACATTTCTATACACGTACTaagaaatacatattatttttcgttataaaaaagaaaatatttaatgttttttacgaCTACAAGCTCTTTCTTTATACTGCAGCACTatctgaataaatatatattaggtgtttatattttttgtttagtaaatTTGTTTAAGAGAATTCTTATTGATACGATTTTTCAACTCCaacaattgaatttaaataaataaataggtagttatagGTAAATCATGAATTGCATGGTGCCTTTTCGGAATTAGGAAaatcatcaattttttaacatgatatacaccaataatgtttataccaGTATGTCACTATTGCAGACTAATGATTTCAGAGGTCTTATTaacacaacaaaaaataaagactaggttgattaaaataaaaataagtgtgaccgattattatatgatgtaaaaatgttctcttacattatcaattatttttaaacataaataatatatgctataattttaatataatttgtattcgtatacctaatcaataataattttaatggtttatatGTGTTTAAGGAGAAAagtctattaatttattataacttctaAAAACTGCATATGTTTCAATGTTAATCAATTGATAttgtaagtacttatttatcataacattcataatatacatttatatttatatgtgaaaAGGTTGCTTAATGCaagtaaatttaacacaaatagtccttatttttttttaatgcataaattGGAAGtac
Protein-coding regions in this window:
- the LOC114122568 gene encoding uncharacterized protein LOC114122568: MVTRFNLIASERSAAQVSDQIFNTAIHIQIVIFMIAIIVYVSFIEEQRIKIISYLRSYRISNLHIDFKKQIKMFMNQMSVPGLDQVTAFGFFDVNLNLVMSVSTFRLCSFFF